In the Leptotrichia sp. oral taxon 212 genome, one interval contains:
- a CDS encoding penicillin-binding protein: MENRSGAKKGKKIRINVFRTRMTLILAVVTFAFFYIFLRLFYVQIVKGEEYKKNGEEQYKSKYTVLAKRGRIISNDGEILAFDGEDYGIALDPTLVKDENIDKLMDLFKKNIPDLDTDKLKSEIVSKKKSNSRYLKVDYRLGYNERKVIEDELDADKPLSSGVFFKPLFSRNYIKNEAFQEMVGFINSDRKGVYGIEKFYDKELTGTDGVVEGMKNPGNFLTVDAIKNKKSISVQNGNNIILTIDSILQNTMDDELKRTFETYNAVSTMGILMEVETGKILAMSSYPKASNNAEVKNRPITDMFEPGSIFKPITVAMGLQSNVITPNSTIYSAGKIKVHDRTINDHDPTTLGNKTLEELMAHSGNVGMVVIGSRLETKDFYNYLSSVGLGKKTGIDTYAEMSPKLLSLKDLTAVKKANVSFGQGIAMTQIQMIAAINTVINNGKLMKPYLVDRLEDDKGNIVKQNAPVVIRKVFDDDVSRYSRKYMEAVITKGTGRQAQIKGYRIGGKTGTAQKPGSKGYDERKYFSSFVAFFPVDNPKYIILISINEPRVGGIHYGADVALPSVRNVMEKLIRYKGINPQGDIEESRKEKPVEQKPMKDLKKLLNEFNNNKMPDLTGLSLREIISIYPQIKFPKYKITGNGSVVEQYPSAGTKLDKNSEVRIILK; encoded by the coding sequence ATGGAAAATAGATCTGGAGCAAAAAAAGGGAAAAAAATAAGAATAAATGTTTTTAGAACACGGATGACACTAATATTGGCAGTGGTGACTTTTGCATTTTTTTACATCTTTTTAAGATTGTTCTATGTTCAGATTGTAAAAGGTGAAGAATATAAGAAAAATGGAGAAGAACAATATAAAAGTAAGTATACTGTACTCGCCAAAAGAGGAAGAATAATTTCAAATGATGGAGAAATACTGGCTTTTGATGGAGAAGACTATGGAATAGCTCTGGATCCTACTCTGGTCAAAGATGAAAATATTGACAAGCTGATGGATCTTTTTAAAAAGAATATTCCTGATCTTGATACAGATAAGCTGAAAAGTGAAATTGTTTCCAAGAAAAAGAGTAATTCAAGATATTTAAAAGTGGATTACAGACTTGGATATAATGAAAGAAAAGTTATAGAAGATGAACTGGATGCTGATAAGCCACTGAGTTCAGGAGTATTTTTCAAACCTCTTTTCAGTAGAAACTATATAAAGAATGAAGCTTTTCAGGAAATGGTCGGGTTCATAAACAGCGACCGTAAAGGTGTTTACGGTATTGAAAAATTCTACGATAAAGAACTTACAGGAACAGACGGGGTAGTAGAGGGGATGAAAAATCCCGGTAATTTTTTAACAGTAGATGCAATAAAAAATAAAAAAAGTATTTCCGTTCAGAATGGAAATAATATAATATTAACGATAGACAGCATACTGCAGAATACAATGGATGATGAACTGAAAAGGACTTTTGAAACGTATAATGCAGTGTCTACAATGGGAATTCTTATGGAAGTGGAGACAGGTAAAATACTTGCAATGTCTTCCTATCCAAAAGCGAGTAATAATGCCGAAGTAAAAAACAGACCGATAACAGATATGTTTGAGCCGGGATCGATTTTCAAGCCTATAACGGTTGCAATGGGATTACAGTCAAATGTGATTACTCCTAATTCTACAATATATTCAGCAGGAAAAATAAAAGTACATGACAGGACAATAAACGATCATGATCCTACAACGCTAGGAAATAAAACACTGGAAGAGTTAATGGCACATTCAGGAAACGTAGGGATGGTAGTAATAGGTTCAAGACTCGAAACAAAAGATTTCTATAACTATTTAAGTTCAGTAGGGCTGGGAAAGAAAACAGGAATAGACACTTATGCAGAGATGTCTCCTAAACTGCTTTCATTGAAGGATTTAACAGCTGTAAAAAAAGCGAATGTTTCGTTTGGACAGGGAATTGCCATGACACAGATACAGATGATAGCGGCAATTAATACAGTAATAAATAATGGAAAACTTATGAAACCTTATCTTGTCGACAGGCTGGAAGATGATAAAGGAAACATAGTTAAGCAGAATGCTCCTGTTGTAATAAGAAAAGTATTTGATGATGATGTTTCACGATACAGTAGAAAATACATGGAAGCCGTTATTACAAAAGGAACAGGAAGACAAGCGCAGATTAAGGGATACAGAATTGGTGGAAAAACAGGAACTGCGCAGAAACCAGGGTCAAAAGGCTATGACGAAAGAAAATACTTCAGTTCATTTGTTGCTTTTTTTCCTGTAGACAATCCTAAATATATAATACTTATTTCCATAAATGAACCTAGAGTGGGTGGAATACATTACGGAGCAGATGTAGCATTGCCGTCTGTAAGAAATGTCATGGAAAAACTGATAAGATATAAGGGGATAAATCCGCAAGGGGATATAGAAGAGAGCAGAAAGGAAAAACCTGTTGAGCAGAAGCCTATGAAGGATCTGAAAAAATTACTGAATGAATTTAATAATAATAAGATGCCTGATCTGACAGGATTAAGCTTAAGGGAAATAATTTCAATATATCCCCAGATTAAATTTCCAAAGTACAAGATAACAGGGAATGGAAGCGTTGTAGAACAATATCCTTCTGCCGGAACAAAACTGGATAAAAACTCTGAAGTAAGAATAATTCTGAAATAG
- the priA gene encoding primosomal protein N': protein MYYYEIYVENNVNIYTYKSMEEYEPGEWCIVNFVNRNKTGLIISETKEKNISIDVSKIKYIIGKAPILSIPENIMKLVRWIKDYYISDYYNVIRTVYPGTLKLNYSKKAIYVKNLEEKETKTENMHLFEENNEKLSETEKFNRYMQKKKEVTVATLDKNFSPDIIKRALKEEAVKIEKKLIMNSKKMSGEKIKGKIADDDVVLNEEQQKVADRIKNGEKSFYLLKGVTGSGKTEIYINLIKEAIKNGYGSLFLVPEISLTAQMTERLEKQFSDSVAILHSKLTDAEKRKEWTYIRTGEKKIVIGARSAIFAPVQNLKYIIIDEEHENTYKQDNNPRYHTKNVAIKRALIEGDVKVIFGSATPSFESYYQAEKNDIELVELKERFNSAKMPDYEIVDLNDTPDNFSEELLKEMSGALGRKEQVILILNRKAFANLLKCKECGHIPTCPNCSISLSYYKYENKLKCSYCGYEKYFNGKCESCGSEKIMQIGTGTEKIEEEIKSYFPESRTVRVDSETVKTKKDYEDIYNDFKNHKYDIMLGTQIIAKGFHFPDVTLVGIINSDIILNFPDFRAGEKTFQLLTQSSGRAGRGSKDGKVVIQTFNGENEVIQNTVTGNYEGYYRKEMELRKILNYPPFGRLIIIVVSSEEEEELGKKARKFYNILMTGLNSGTNPNGNEFVSEPFKAPIYKINGRYRYQIFVKFNRKNITKVKNVIRKAMNEYKEKKTRISVDVDPVSML, encoded by the coding sequence ATGTATTATTATGAAATATATGTCGAAAATAATGTAAATATATATACCTATAAATCAATGGAAGAATATGAACCCGGAGAATGGTGTATTGTAAACTTTGTAAACAGAAATAAGACAGGACTGATTATTTCTGAAACAAAAGAGAAAAATATATCGATAGATGTTTCAAAAATAAAGTATATCATAGGCAAAGCTCCTATTTTGTCTATTCCGGAAAATATAATGAAACTGGTCAGATGGATAAAGGACTACTATATAAGTGATTATTACAATGTTATAAGAACTGTGTATCCGGGAACTTTGAAACTGAATTATTCAAAAAAGGCAATATATGTGAAGAATCTGGAAGAAAAGGAAACAAAAACAGAAAATATGCACCTTTTTGAAGAAAATAACGAAAAATTGAGTGAAACTGAAAAGTTCAACAGGTATATGCAGAAAAAAAAGGAAGTGACGGTAGCGACACTTGATAAAAATTTTTCTCCTGATATAATAAAAAGGGCTTTGAAGGAAGAGGCCGTAAAGATTGAAAAGAAACTGATAATGAACAGCAAAAAAATGTCAGGTGAAAAAATAAAAGGGAAAATAGCTGATGATGATGTTGTCCTGAATGAAGAGCAGCAGAAGGTTGCAGATAGAATAAAAAATGGCGAAAAAAGTTTTTATCTGTTAAAAGGTGTTACAGGATCAGGTAAAACTGAAATATATATAAATCTTATAAAGGAAGCAATAAAAAATGGTTACGGAAGTTTGTTCCTCGTACCTGAGATTTCTCTTACTGCCCAGATGACAGAAAGGCTGGAAAAACAGTTTTCAGATTCTGTGGCCATACTTCATAGCAAGCTGACTGATGCAGAAAAGAGAAAGGAATGGACTTACATAAGGACGGGGGAGAAAAAGATAGTCATTGGAGCCAGATCTGCGATATTTGCTCCTGTGCAGAACCTGAAATACATAATAATAGATGAAGAACATGAAAATACATATAAACAGGATAACAATCCGAGATATCATACAAAAAATGTGGCAATAAAAAGAGCCTTGATTGAAGGGGATGTAAAGGTAATTTTTGGATCGGCAACACCTTCATTTGAATCCTATTATCAGGCCGAAAAAAATGACATTGAGCTCGTGGAACTGAAAGAAAGATTTAACAGTGCAAAAATGCCTGATTATGAAATAGTCGATCTGAACGATACACCTGATAATTTCTCGGAAGAACTGCTGAAGGAAATGTCAGGGGCACTGGGAAGAAAAGAGCAGGTAATACTCATCTTAAACAGGAAAGCGTTTGCAAATCTTCTGAAATGCAAGGAATGCGGGCATATACCTACATGTCCCAACTGCAGTATATCCTTGAGTTACTATAAGTATGAGAATAAGCTGAAATGCAGCTACTGCGGTTATGAAAAATATTTTAACGGGAAATGTGAATCATGCGGAAGCGAAAAAATCATGCAGATTGGAACAGGAACTGAAAAGATAGAGGAAGAGATAAAGTCATATTTTCCTGAAAGCAGGACTGTAAGAGTTGATTCTGAGACAGTGAAGACAAAAAAGGACTATGAAGATATATACAATGACTTTAAAAATCACAAATATGATATAATGCTCGGAACACAAATTATTGCGAAGGGATTTCATTTTCCTGATGTTACGCTTGTAGGAATTATCAACTCTGATATAATACTTAATTTTCCTGATTTCCGTGCAGGAGAAAAGACTTTCCAGCTGCTGACACAGTCATCAGGAAGGGCAGGACGAGGCAGCAAAGACGGAAAAGTGGTAATCCAGACATTTAATGGAGAAAATGAAGTCATACAGAATACGGTTACAGGAAATTATGAAGGATATTACAGAAAGGAAATGGAGTTAAGAAAAATATTGAATTATCCGCCTTTCGGAAGACTCATAATTATAGTGGTGTCTTCAGAAGAAGAGGAAGAACTGGGAAAAAAGGCAAGGAAATTCTACAATATTCTTATGACAGGTCTGAACAGCGGAACAAATCCCAATGGAAATGAATTTGTATCAGAACCTTTTAAGGCACCTATTTATAAAATAAACGGAAGATACAGATATCAGATATTTGTAAAGTTTAACAGGAAAAATATTACAAAAGTAAAAAATGTAATAAGAAAAGCAATGAATGAATATAAGGAAAAAAAGACAAGAATAAGCGTAGATGTAGATCCTGTTTCCATGTTATAG
- the ylxM gene encoding YlxM family DNA-binding protein: MDKLDDFLRYSTLFLYYGELFSKKQKQYLELYLEEDRSLSEISEEYGITRQAVFDNIKRGFRQLDEYERKLKIFEKEKELKKKLENLKENFTKENLEKIIEDFDYNEVF, encoded by the coding sequence ATGGATAAATTAGATGATTTTTTACGATATTCAACACTTTTTCTGTACTATGGGGAGCTATTCTCCAAAAAACAGAAACAGTATCTTGAACTTTATCTCGAAGAGGACAGGTCTCTGAGCGAGATTTCAGAAGAGTATGGGATTACCAGACAGGCAGTGTTTGACAATATAAAAAGAGGATTCAGGCAGCTTGATGAATATGAGCGGAAGCTTAAAATATTTGAGAAGGAAAAGGAATTAAAGAAAAAACTTGAAAATTTAAAGGAGAATTTTACGAAGGAAAATTTAGAAAAAATAATAGAAGATTTTGATTATAATGAGGTGTTTTAA
- the ffh gene encoding signal recognition particle protein: MFNNLGDRFKDIFKKVSGQGKLTEANMKDALREVRLALLEADVNYGVAKNFVSKIREKALGEEVISGVNPTQQFVKIVHDELVEVLGGTNVQIAKSSKNPTIIMLSGLQGAGKTTFAGKLAKHLRSKGETPLLIGADVYRPAAKKQLKVLAEQVKVASFTIDESTDVNEICRKGLEEAGKIHATYVIIDTAGRLHIDEQLMGELQGIKDNFNPHEILLVVDGMTGQDAVNVAKTFNEQLDITGVVLTKLDGDTRGGAALSVKEVAGKPIKFISEGEKLDDIAPFHPDRLASRILGMGDVVSLVEKAQEAIDEKEAKKMEEKFRKNQFDFEDFLKQFKMIRKMGSIAGIMKMIPGVDTSAIDMAMAEKEMKRVEAIIFSMTVQERRDPKLLKSGSRKARIAKGSGVQVTDVNKLIKQFEQMKQMMKMFNSGAIPGLGGGMMRGKGKRKK; this comes from the coding sequence ATGTTTAATAATTTGGGAGACAGGTTTAAAGATATATTTAAAAAGGTAAGCGGACAGGGAAAGTTAACGGAAGCGAATATGAAGGATGCCTTGAGGGAAGTAAGGCTTGCACTTCTTGAAGCAGATGTAAACTATGGCGTGGCGAAGAATTTTGTTTCAAAAATAAGGGAAAAGGCTTTAGGTGAAGAAGTAATATCAGGAGTAAATCCTACTCAGCAGTTTGTAAAAATAGTACATGATGAGCTTGTGGAAGTTTTGGGAGGAACAAATGTACAGATAGCAAAATCTTCTAAAAACCCTACTATTATAATGCTTTCAGGATTACAGGGGGCAGGAAAGACAACCTTTGCTGGAAAACTGGCTAAACATCTCCGTTCAAAAGGGGAAACACCGCTTCTTATTGGAGCTGATGTATACAGACCTGCAGCGAAGAAACAGCTGAAAGTATTGGCAGAGCAGGTAAAGGTTGCATCATTTACAATTGATGAAAGTACAGATGTAAATGAAATATGCAGAAAAGGACTGGAAGAAGCAGGAAAAATACATGCAACATATGTAATAATAGATACTGCAGGACGTCTGCACATAGATGAACAGCTTATGGGTGAACTGCAGGGAATAAAAGATAACTTTAATCCTCATGAAATACTGCTTGTAGTAGATGGAATGACAGGACAGGATGCAGTAAATGTGGCTAAAACCTTCAATGAGCAGCTTGACATTACAGGAGTAGTCCTGACAAAGCTGGATGGAGACACACGTGGGGGAGCAGCCCTTTCAGTAAAGGAAGTGGCAGGAAAACCTATAAAGTTTATAAGTGAAGGAGAAAAACTGGATGATATAGCACCTTTCCATCCTGACAGGCTTGCATCGAGAATACTTGGAATGGGAGATGTTGTTTCACTTGTTGAAAAGGCTCAGGAAGCAATTGATGAAAAAGAAGCAAAGAAAATGGAAGAAAAATTTAGAAAAAATCAGTTTGATTTTGAAGATTTTCTGAAACAGTTTAAAATGATAAGAAAAATGGGATCCATTGCAGGAATTATGAAAATGATACCTGGAGTGGATACAAGTGCAATAGATATGGCAATGGCAGAAAAGGAAATGAAAAGAGTGGAAGCGATAATCTTTTCGATGACAGTACAGGAGAGAAGGGATCCGAAACTTCTGAAAAGTGGAAGCCGTAAGGCAAGAATAGCTAAAGGAAGTGGAGTTCAGGTAACGGACGTAAATAAACTTATCAAACAGTTTGAACAGATGAAACAGATGATGAAAATGTTCAACAGCGGAGCAATTCCTGGACTTGGTGGAGGAATGATGAGAGGAAAGGGAAAACGTAAGAAATAA
- a CDS encoding MATE family efflux transporter — protein sequence MNKEKETIIKENKMGTMPINKLIINMSLPLITSMFVQAFYNIVDSLFVSRINEEALTAVSMSFPAQNLMISAGTGVGVGIAALIARYLGAKNEKGVTRVVHNGIFLGILNSILFVIFGLFFTKFYFQFQKASGIIEEYGIQYLSLCSIFAFSIIMEITFERMLIASGKTVYTMITQSTGAIINIIFDPIFIFGLLGFPKMGIVGAAVATILGQTVSMFMALYFNIKKNQEVRFAIKKFAVNLKTIMNIYEIGFPSIIMQSAASFLIFQLNNLLASFSTTATAVLGVYFKLQSFVILPVFGLNNSVVSIVSYNYGAGKIKRLLQTVKLANVYAFSIMFIGFILCQTLPAEMLKIFDASDNMLAIGIPALRIISFAFLLAPFSVVSSGTFQALGKGMFSLIISLIRQLVVILPLSYLLAGIIGINGVWLSFPVAEVVGGILTVIYFKKLYNNEIMKRNIKRHR from the coding sequence ATGAATAAAGAAAAAGAAACAATTATAAAAGAAAACAAAATGGGAACCATGCCCATTAACAAACTTATAATCAATATGTCACTGCCCCTTATTACATCAATGTTTGTACAGGCTTTTTACAATATAGTGGACAGTCTTTTCGTATCAAGAATAAATGAAGAAGCGCTTACAGCCGTTTCAATGTCTTTTCCTGCACAGAATCTTATGATTTCAGCAGGTACAGGTGTAGGAGTGGGTATTGCTGCACTGATTGCAAGATATCTAGGGGCAAAAAATGAAAAAGGGGTAACAAGAGTAGTGCACAATGGTATATTTCTTGGAATTTTAAACTCTATCCTGTTTGTTATTTTTGGACTATTTTTTACAAAATTCTATTTTCAGTTCCAGAAGGCTTCGGGAATTATTGAAGAATATGGAATACAATATTTAAGCCTGTGCTCCATCTTCGCTTTTTCAATTATTATGGAAATTACATTTGAAAGAATGCTTATAGCATCAGGAAAAACCGTTTACACCATGATTACACAAAGCACTGGAGCTATTATAAATATTATATTTGATCCAATTTTTATTTTTGGACTTCTAGGATTTCCAAAAATGGGAATAGTCGGAGCAGCCGTTGCAACTATTTTAGGACAGACAGTTTCAATGTTTATGGCATTATACTTCAATATTAAGAAAAATCAGGAAGTACGTTTTGCAATAAAGAAATTTGCAGTAAATCTTAAAACTATTATGAATATATATGAAATCGGATTTCCATCAATAATTATGCAGTCGGCAGCTTCATTCCTGATATTCCAGCTGAACAACCTTCTGGCTTCATTCTCCACAACTGCAACAGCTGTTCTGGGAGTGTACTTTAAACTGCAGAGTTTTGTTATCCTGCCAGTTTTTGGATTAAATAACTCCGTTGTATCCATTGTTTCATACAATTATGGTGCAGGAAAGATAAAAAGGCTTCTTCAAACTGTAAAACTGGCAAATGTATATGCCTTCAGCATTATGTTCATTGGATTTATACTTTGTCAGACATTACCTGCTGAAATGCTTAAAATATTTGATGCTTCAGATAATATGCTTGCAATCGGAATTCCTGCCCTTAGAATAATAAGCTTCGCATTCCTTCTTGCTCCTTTTTCAGTCGTTTCAAGTGGAACTTTCCAGGCTTTAGGCAAGGGTATGTTCAGCCTTATTATATCCCTTATACGTCAGCTGGTTGTCATACTTCCACTGTCATACCTTCTCGCAGGAATAATTGGAATAAACGGTGTCTGGCTATCTTTCCCTGTAGCTGAAGTAGTCGGTGGGATACTGACAGTTATTTATTTTAAGAAACTGTATAATAACGAAATCATGAAGAGAAATATTAAAAGACATAGATAG
- a CDS encoding bifunctional 2-polyprenyl-6-hydroxyphenol methylase/3-demethylubiquinol 3-O-methyltransferase UbiG — MKKINENELSMKKFYDTIADKYDYIFPLSPMQKKFLDEEIKGKNILDVGASTGKVTEYLLGKGFHVYSLDINERLINKAAQKGISVVNMNMLDIDKLEKFDTIINIGNTLPHLNNNEEIYEFLEKAYNQLNVAGKFIIQIINFSKFVKQKDENNFLGTLPLIKNENVKFDRFYYLNDENNIIFKTILDDNIENKEILLNITYNELKGYFEKIGFRNIKVYGGFDKSVFDIDKSTPLVMTGEK, encoded by the coding sequence ATGAAAAAAATAAATGAAAATGAGCTTAGTATGAAAAAATTCTATGACACAATAGCAGATAAATATGATTATATATTTCCTTTATCTCCTATGCAGAAAAAATTTCTGGATGAGGAAATAAAAGGAAAAAATATACTCGATGTGGGAGCTTCCACAGGAAAAGTTACCGAATACCTTTTGGGAAAAGGATTTCATGTATATTCGCTTGATATTAACGAAAGGCTTATAAATAAAGCTGCCCAGAAAGGCATTTCCGTTGTAAATATGAATATGCTGGACATTGATAAGCTGGAAAAGTTTGATACGATAATAAACATAGGGAATACACTTCCTCACTTAAACAATAATGAAGAAATTTATGAGTTTCTTGAAAAAGCTTACAACCAGCTTAATGTTGCTGGGAAATTTATTATCCAGATTATAAATTTTTCTAAATTTGTAAAACAGAAGGATGAAAATAATTTTCTGGGGACACTTCCTCTAATAAAAAATGAAAATGTAAAATTTGACAGATTTTATTATCTGAATGATGAAAATAATATTATTTTTAAAACAATTTTAGACGATAATATAGAAAATAAAGAAATACTTTTAAATATTACTTATAATGAGTTAAAAGGTTATTTTGAAAAAATTGGATTTAGAAATATAAAGGTATATGGCGGGTTTGATAAATCGGTATTTGATATTGATAAATCAACTCCGCTTGTAATGACAGGGGAGAAATAA
- a CDS encoding LysR family transcriptional regulator — MTLQQLRYVVTVAEKGTLSDAAKELFISQPALTKAIKELEDEMNISIFNRTNKGVIVSHEGDRFLGYARQVLEQTDLLEEQYKKGNNITRRFSVSTQHYSFAVNAFVDVIKKFGENKYDFTLRETQTNEIIEDVSKRKSEIGILYTSGANKIVIEKMIKRNDLKFTELFTAKPHVFISSNHPLAKKKIINLEDLKDYPYLSFEQGDYNSFYFSEEILSTIDRDKNIKVRDRATLFNLAIGLDGYTVSTGIINKELNGENIIARPLKVNEYIKVGIITQKNIELSIYAKVYVEALKEHLKYTEIL, encoded by the coding sequence ATGACACTACAGCAGTTAAGATATGTGGTTACAGTCGCAGAAAAAGGAACTCTGAGTGATGCGGCAAAGGAACTGTTTATTTCACAGCCGGCATTGACCAAGGCAATAAAGGAATTGGAAGATGAAATGAATATATCAATTTTCAACAGGACAAATAAAGGAGTAATTGTTTCCCATGAAGGAGACAGATTTCTCGGGTATGCAAGACAGGTTCTGGAGCAGACAGACTTGCTGGAGGAACAGTACAAAAAAGGAAACAATATAACAAGAAGATTTTCTGTATCTACCCAGCATTATTCCTTTGCTGTAAATGCCTTTGTAGATGTAATCAAAAAGTTTGGAGAAAACAAATACGATTTTACATTGCGTGAAACCCAGACAAATGAAATTATAGAAGATGTAAGCAAAAGAAAAAGCGAAATAGGAATCCTGTACACTTCAGGTGCAAATAAAATTGTAATTGAGAAGATGATAAAGAGAAATGATTTGAAATTTACAGAATTATTTACAGCAAAGCCGCATGTATTCATCAGTTCCAATCATCCTCTTGCAAAGAAAAAAATTATAAATCTGGAAGATTTGAAAGACTATCCTTATCTGTCTTTTGAGCAGGGAGATTATAATTCCTTCTATTTTTCAGAAGAAATATTAAGTACAATTGATAGGGATAAAAACATAAAGGTAAGGGACAGGGCAACATTGTTTAATCTGGCCATTGGACTCGACGGATATACTGTAAGTACCGGAATAATCAATAAGGAGCTGAATGGAGAAAATATTATTGCCAGACCTCTTAAAGTAAATGAGTATATAAAAGTAGGGATTATAACACAGAAAAATATTGAACTGAGTATATATGCAAAGGTTTATGTAGAAGCTTTGAAGGAGCATTTGAAATATACGGAAATTCTTTAA